In Chanodichthys erythropterus isolate Z2021 chromosome 18, ASM2448905v1, whole genome shotgun sequence, the following are encoded in one genomic region:
- the LOC137006274 gene encoding protein FAM167B-like, whose amino-acid sequence MFLLIVVALRSLRVSLHHADGDGDDGGDDDGDDDGGDDDDDGGGGGDDDGDDDDGGTQCTRPSYLEWKERLQARPWIDATDSSNVSSPGSVEKDTQLSDDWKDRMPYKNICGIGSETNCLIWLKRQTREMQMQDNHLARQLIRLRGEIHRLKVEQVCHRHKEMLDDATYELEECEEESDLLCDIPMKAAFTLSTTLRHLGLTKMNLNTRRFSLC is encoded by the exons ATGTTTCTGCTTATTGTTGTGGCT CTGAGGTCCTTGAGGGTGTCTCTGCACCATGCTGatggtgatggtgatgatggtggtgatgatgatggtgatgatgatggtggtgatgatgatgatgatggtggtggtggtggtgatgatgatggtgatgatgatgatggtg GCACACAGTGCACAAGACCGTCGTACTTAGAATGGAAGGAGCGACTGCAGGCTCGACCGTGGATTGATGCCACAGACAGTTCAAATGTCAGCAGCCCAGGATCTGTGGAGAAGGACACCCAGCTATCTGACGACTGGAAAGATAGGATGCCTTATAAGAATATATGCGGCATTGGCTCAGAAACTAACTg TTTGATTTGGCTAAAGAGGCAGACT AGAGAGATGCAGATGCAGGATAACCATCTCGCACGGCAGTTGATTCGCTTACGGGGGGAGATCCACAGGCTGAAGGTGGAGCAGGTGTGTCACCGTCACAAAGAGATGCTGGATGACGCCACGTATGAGCTGGAGGAGTGTGAGGAGGAATCAGACCTGCTGTGTGACATCCCCATGAAAGCCGCCTTCACTCTTTCCACAACTCTCAGACATCTTGGTCTCACCAAAATGAACCTCAATACCAGACGATTCTCACTCTGTTGA